The DNA window GGTGAATATGCTAATATAGTCCTCCCACTCCTACCCCTTAGAAATATCGAGATCCGAGGATCATATGTTGGATCGCTGAGAGATCTGGTGGAAATGGTGAAGCTAGTGGAGAGAGGCGTGATCAGCGTTGAGACAGAGATCCACAAGCTAGAAGAGATCAACGATGTATTAGAGAGGCTGAGGAAAGGCCTGGTAAGGGGGAGAGCGGTAATAACACCGTAAAACATCAGCTCCACTAGAGAACCGAAGACATACCTCCCTAGACCAGGCTATGATTTACCATCTAAACTATTAAATATTTAATGCATATTATACCTAGGGTGTCTAGTTGTCCAACGAGCTTTTGCTAAAGCTTGAAGAGAATCTAAAGAATATGAGGGAGTGGGAAAGAAAACCCATTGTAGAGGTAGGCTCTATAGTGATCGAGCTTGTGAAGCTCCCGGCCAGGCAGAGAAAAAGATCTGTGGAGCCTGAGAAGCTAGCTCTTCACATAAGGTTGAGAGACAGCTTTAGAGGGATCTTCATCGAGAGATTTGAGGAGCTCGACGACCTCATGAGAGCTCTAGCAACAAAGACCGTCCAGGATATCGCCAGGGCTCTTGAAGAACTTGCAAAAAGCAGGAAACCTGTAATAGAACATGGGATCTGAAGAAATAGCAGGAACGAGAGGATCCAATGTTCCCAGCTATATTCTAGGAACCTCTACCCCTTATCACCGGGTTTAGCAGTGTGCCTATACCCTCTATCGAAATTTCCACCTCATCACCCTCCTCCAGCGATATATCTTTACCAGGTACTATAGCCGTCCCAGTCATGAGCAGTGTTCCAGGCGGTATGGTGTTGTCTCTGAGGAGATATCTCAGGATATGATCTATCTTCTTCCTCATCATAGATGTTGAGGCCTTTCCCTCGAAGATCGTTTTGCCCCTTCTAAGGATCCTCATCTCTATTTTAAGAGAATATGGATCCTTGATCTCGTCCGGCGTCACTATATATGGTCCGAAGGAGCAGCACCCATCATATGTCTTTGCCTGGGGTAGGTATAGGGGGTTCTCAGCCTCTATATCCCTCGCAGTAACATCATTCGCAATAGTATATCCCAAGATCTTCCCACCACTCCCTAGAATCACAGCAAGCTCAGGCTCTGGAAGAGTCCATCTAGAATCGCTCCTAACCACTATTGGATCCTGGTGGGCAACACACCTCCTACCCCCAGCGTCTTTTAAGAAGAGCTCAGGTCTATCGGATTCATATACAAGCTCATACACACTCCTACCCCTTATAGAGGCGATCTCACCCCCTGTATAGCTGGCTCTAGCAGCCTGATACGTAATCCCGGCACCCCAAACCTCGGGAGGATCTATGGGCTTTGCAACCTTATACTCAGGATCCCTACTTCTCAAAACACCCCCGAGATCTAATTCAGCCTTCTCCCCCA is part of the Sulfolobales archaeon genome and encodes:
- a CDS encoding fumarylacetoacetate hydrolase family protein codes for the protein MKILRITRKGVYELYVILNGEVYRLVEMDPLKVLERYLEGRLGRLGEKAELDLGGVLRSRDPEYKVAKPIDPPEVWGAGITYQAARASYTGGEIASIRGRSVYELVYESDRPELFLKDAGGRRCVAHQDPIVVRSDSRWTLPEPELAVILGSGGKILGYTIANDVTARDIEAENPLYLPQAKTYDGCCSFGPYIVTPDEIKDPYSLKIEMRILRRGKTIFEGKASTSMMRKKIDHILRYLLRDNTIPPGTLLMTGTAIVPGKDISLEEGDEVEISIEGIGTLLNPVIRGRGS